A segment of the Marmota flaviventris isolate mMarFla1 chromosome 2, mMarFla1.hap1, whole genome shotgun sequence genome:
attggtgaggctggcctggaacttgagatcctcctgcctcagcctccctagttgctgggattacaggcatgcaccataaaACACTCATCTATGATAATCTGTTACAGCAGCAGTAGGAAACTGATACATGGCCTCCTCTTCCCAGGTGTGGTAAACACACTGCCCCAGGCACTGCCATCTTTCCTGGCACCTCACTGTCCTGGAGAGGGCGTGCACTCAACGCTGATCCCCACTGTGAGATGGGTCTCATTTCCACTGAACAGGGCTGGCTCTGTGGCCATGTCAACCACTAGGAGGTGGCAGATGAACCCACATGGGTCAGCTCAGCCCCAAGACCCCAAGACTTCAGCTTATGCTGCTGTGGTGGGTAGGAGCTCTGCAGGAACCCTATGAAGTCAGCATCTCACCTGGCTGCAGCCTCAGGAGACTCCCCAGAATTGGTAGGATGAGCCCAGTCAGCCCCCAGCCATGAGTGAAAATAACACGGAATCTTTTAAAGTCACTCAGAACTACACAGCATGCGACCTCTGTGGTGACCGTTGGCACTTAGCTCCCACTCTGCCCTGGGATGACTCTTGTGTGTTTTCCTGGCCCAGAGCACCCCAACTCCCACATCTTTGTCAGGGGCCTCAGGAGGGGGAGGGATTGTGATGTTCCCCTTCCCCAGGACCCTGTCTGAACCCCACCTCTTAGATCCCCTCCACCAGTCCCTGTGGCTCCATGGCCTGCCCTCCACCCACCCTGGGGATCCTGACGAACAGATGGGACAAAATTACATTGAACTGGAAAGGGAATGCCCAGCTGGGTGATGTAGGTAGGCTTCCTGAAGGAAGAGGAACTTTCACTGCATCTTACAGTGAGGGAGGCAGAGAAGCAGGAGGAATGTTGAAGGGCAGCAGGCACCATATGGCCAGATCTGCACCTCAGCCTGGGCTCTGGGACAGCACTGCCTGTTTGCCAATGTGTGCACGGTCCAGGTGGCTGTCACCTCCTCTCAACCCAAAGCCCCTCACCAGTCCTGCCCCCGCAGAAGCCCAAGCAACCCCTAAGTCGGTCACTGAGTCCAGGGCCACCTCCTCACACTTCATCCTGCCAGCCAGCAGGGCTGGGaaccctccctcctttccctatCTCCCACCCTCAGGCCCCTCCAGCTCCATCGCCTCAAAATGCAGCCTGGATTGTCACCctggctcagaacccttctgcagTCCCACGCCTTGAGACCAGGCAGTTATGGCTCCAGCCTAAGGCCTGGGGCCACTTGTCCAGCCAGCTTCTCAAGGCCACCCCAGACCCTCTATGCACCCTAGTCCACCTCCAGGTACACTTCCAGAGCTGGGAGCTCTCTTCCTCAGGAAACCTCCCTCTGTGTGCCTCACCcagctgccccacccccaccccacatcaCTGCTGGGTCCTGGAATCCTGTCTGGGCCTTCAAAGGCAGGACCAAGGCTCCAGAGGTGCTGTCAGCCCCAGGGTGGGGCACCTGGCACCCAGGTGCCCCAGAACTTCCTCCTGACAGCGTAAGGTAGGCCTCCATCTGCCGGCAGGACCCTCTGCCCCTCACCTTCCAGGtggtggaggctggggcaggaccCCTCCCCGGCAGCTGCCACACCTCCCAGCAGCCCCAGGCAGGCAGTACTTTGAGGCCTGTTTTCTCCCTGGTGAGACACAAGGACACAGAGGTCTCCCCCAAAACCTCCCCACGGAGAAGCTCTGGAAAGCTGAGGTCTGAGAGCTCCTAGGAGCCGGGAGACCCCGAGGCTTGGCTCTTCAAAGTCGCACTCTGCCAGAAGGGCGTGCTCCGGGCCAGGAAGTCGTAGAAGGCATTAGTGGACTCAGCAGACCTGGGTGGCTGTGCGAGGAGCACATCCTTGTCCACATCCTCAGACACCAGCTCTGCCACCATCTGCGTGATGTCCTGCGGGCAACATTGGTGTCAGGGGCTGTGTGGGCAGGGAGGCACAGGGACTGGGCAGATGAGGCCAGGGTCAGGGCAGCCTCCCCGCCCACCACACACCCTGTCTTGGGAGGGGGTGCCCAGCATGGCCAGCCGCCGGCGCTCATCGATGCTGATGCTCCAGTGGCGGCGTGGGCGCCTGTGCTCCTGTGGCTCACACACCTGTGGGGACAGGACAGGATGGTGCGGGCACACCTGGGGCCTCCGCTCCCCTTCCCCTGCACACAGTGAGCTCACTTAGCCTCCCCGCTCCCAGTGGGCGGCGGCACGTGGCACCCCGGGCACCTCCCAAGTTCCGCAGTGTCTGTCCCTAGGCTTACAGTGAGGGctgcaatgtttagagctagaaatgGCCTCCAGGACCCTGGGCACAATTACCACAGGGGCCCAGGCTGGGCCAGAGACGGTCAGTCGGCCTGTTGTGCACCTCTCAGAAACACTGGACTCGAGAGACAGACCCCATACATCCCCCCAGTCCCCTCTAAGGTGATACGTGGGGTGAGGTGGAGTGATGCTGCTCGTGAATGCACAGGAGGAGGAGAGGTACAGTGCAGGAAGGCCATCCATGTGCACAGGAGACCGGAGGTGGTGACCAGCAAGAGGGCCAGGAAAAGGCCAGGCACACCTGCAGGGAGAGGCCAGCAGCATGTCCCCACCTTCCCAGTGGGCAGGCCGTCTGCCCCATGAGTGGAGGGGCACCTTCTCACCTTCTGGAAAGGGGAGGGGTGCCACGCTGAAGACAGCAGGCAACCCAGCCCCGCAAAGCCCTACTCAGAAAATCAAACCTCAACAACCCCGTGCCAGCCACTCTGAGGTGGGCACATGTCCATGGAATGAAAAGCAGGGACTGGACAGGTATGTGCACAACTCCATCCATAGCATTGTTTTCAGTGGTCGAAACATGGAAGCCCAAGTATCCATCAAGGGATGTAAAAGAGACAAGGGGCCAACCACACAAGGGAACATTATTCAGACTCAAGAAACTAGGAAacttgctgggcgtggtggcgcatgcctcagctacttagtaaggccctcagaaactagcaaggccctaagcaactgagggagaccctcagtctcaaaataaaaagggctggggatgtggctcagtggttaagcaccctgggttcaatcccagaaccaaaaaaaaaaaagagaggagagcCCCAGCTCCATTATGCTAAGGTGAACCCTCCAGGGACGAGCTTCGCCAAGCACACAGCATTTGCACAAGCACCGCTTTGGGAAACAGGGCCGGGCCTCCCAGGGCAAGGGACACTCAGAGAGGCATCCCAGGAACCACCAAGCACAGGTCCCTACTGACACTGCCGTCCTGGGAAGCAGATAGACCCATGAGCAAGGGCAGGAAGGTATGGAGAAGGGCCACTCAGAGGACAAGACTGGTTCTTCCACATGAAACACTCCATGGGAGGTCGGCTGGGGGTCCCtctgttttttgtggtgctggggatggaacccgagGCATCAGTGCATtcaaggccagcactctaccagctgagctatgtccccagccctggtgtttgttttggtactagggactgaacttagggatgctttaccactgagttgcattccagtgtttttttgtttgtttgagatggggtcttgctaaattgctaaggctgacctggtacttgtgatccttctgccttagcctcctaagcaggggggctgggattacaggcctgcaccactgaaTCTGGCTGTTGTTTCTATTCTTAGCCCTGTTTCTGTAATTGAATTGTACACCTCCCCTCTAATATGTGGTCTCACAGTGCTTCCCCTAGAGTTTCTCTTCCTACCCTGATGATGTTACTCCCAGAAGGGGTATATTCTCACAATATGCTTGTGTGAAGTAGGCTGGCCTTCTGTGTTTCTTCCAGGAGCCTGAGAACAGCAGGCCCTAGGAGGAGCACCAAGAGGGGAATGCAGAAGACACACAACCCTGCTGTTCAGGTCCACGagcagaaaacaaaatggaagTTCACTGTGCATCACTAGAATTATGGAGCTGCTTGTTATAGAGCATCATTACAGCAAATGCTGACTAATGCAGGACTGAAAATAAGAtacagaaaacatttataaaaaatgagGAAGATGGAGAACTATTCCTGTTGGGCCAACATACAACTAACAAACcttgaagagagagaaaatgaactgACACACACAACACGCACACATGTGCTTTTCCCAGAAACTAAAGGAAAAGGCCCCAGTCAGAAAGCCCCCACCCAGGgcaatgaaaataaatgcctCCCCAGAGTACATTCCAGAACTCTGACAGGCAGAGAAGCTTTCAGGGAAGAAACGAAGCACAGGGCTGGGAGCACAGCCTATGCAGCTCTTGCCTACGTGCtttaggccctgggtttgatcccctccaccacaaaacaaaaacaaacacaaacaggGTAGAAAGATCCGAAGTCCAAAAGTTCAGGGCATCACACAGCAGCCCTAGAAACCAGAGGTGATGGGGCACTTAAGAGTCCTGCAGGAAGAGCCTCTCCCACCAAACATGCCACCAGTCAAGCACCATCCGGAGCTCACCTGAGACCTTCAGCACCCTGTGAGCCCCACTGGGGGAAGCTGCTGGGTGGTGTGCTCTAGGGTCAACAGGCAAACAGAGAAAGCAGGGCCAGGACATGGGCTGCTGAGGAAGACAGAGGGTGACAGCCAGGGCCTGAGGAGGGTCACTGCCCAGCCTCTGTGAGAGGACCTGCAGAGATGTGTTGTGAATTTGGGAAAGGACTGATCATCAGttcacagaaaatagaaaagaggaggcaggagggaaagaagaggggagAAACAAGAAGGGTGTGGACAATGCTCACTATCACTACAGGGCCAGTGGTGGCAGCTGACAGGTGTGATCTGGGGGCAGAGGGCAGAAAAGTGTGGTGCTGGGAGTGGGTTGCTCAGGCCTTAGCTTCCCCGGCGGGAGAGCAACAGAACCCAAAGCTGAGAACTGGAAAGGCAGCAGCCCAGGGTGCAGGCTCCTACAGCCCAGGGGACGGCTGCCC
Coding sequences within it:
- the Tex22 gene encoding testis-expressed protein 22 yields the protein MDSKQLWAQQSQPTQEHRQTFPPGGQSRTRGQPGAQSSNQHGLQMQDWVCEPQEHRRPRRHWSISIDERRRLAMLGTPSQDRDITQMVAELVSEDVDKDVLLAQPPRSAESTNAFYDFLARSTPFWQSATLKSQASGSPGS